A stretch of DNA from Candidatus Neomarinimicrobiota bacterium:
GAAAAATTCAAACCATTTTGGATGGGCTTGACAATGAAGTACTGTCTGACCGAAATATTCTAAACAAAGCAGAAATGGAAATGATTAATCGTGGTGCTGTCCGATTGAAATTCACAGAAACTCAATATATCCAGTTGGTCGATTGGTCAGAAAATTATATAAAACGGAGCAGTCGAGAATTGAAAAATATGAAATTTTATTTTGATAAGGAGTCCAAAACAAAACAGGAAAGGAATCGAATCTTTGGCGAAATCAGACAATTCCTTTCTACCTGATTTTTCACATATTTATGTAGAGTCGGGCGCTTTTGAGTTTCCTTTAACAGATCAATGTTTAAGGCGATTTCCCAAAGCAGAAGTGGTGGAAATTTCTGACTATAAAATGGTATTTAATCGTTCGGCGCAGGATTTTCAAACGCAGAAAAAATCCATGAAACTCATTCTTGCCATTAAAAAACCGCCTTTCATTTATAAGGGTACTGACATTCTTCAGGATGGCGGTTTTAAAAATTTCTATTATAATACGCCCTTCCTAAATTGCCTCTATAATTGTGATTATTGTTTTTTGCAAGGTATGTATCCATCGGCAAATATGGTGGTCTTTGTAAATCAATCGGAAATGCAATTAGCCGTTGAAGATGAAATTATAAAGAGAAAATTTCCGAATGATCCACTCATGTTATCCATTTCTTACAATACTGACCTCATGGCATTTGAAAATATTTTACCCATGACGAGGATGTGGATCGATTATGCCAAACAACATCCGGATTTGAATTTGGAGGTCAGGACGAAAAGCGCACTATTCAGCGCAATTCAGGATATAGAACCAACCGATCAAGTCCTTCTGGCTTGGACGCTTTCGCCTAAAAAAGTAGTGAAAGAAAATGAATTAGATACGCCAACCTTGGATCGGCGAATTGCTGCTATTCAATTAGCCATTGAAAAAGGTTGGAAGGTGCGTCTTTGTT
This window harbors:
- a CDS encoding DNA photolyase; the encoded protein is MAKSDNSFLPDFSHIYVESGAFEFPLTDQCLRRFPKAEVVEISDYKMVFNRSAQDFQTQKKSMKLILAIKKPPFIYKGTDILQDGGFKNFYYNTPFLNCLYNCDYCFLQGMYPSANMVVFVNQSEMQLAVEDEIIKRKFPNDPLMLSISYNTDLMAFENILPMTRMWIDYAKQHPDLNLEVRTKSALFSAIQDIEPTDQVLLAWTLSPKKVVKENELDTPTLDRRIAAIQLAIEKGWKVRLCFDPVLVYPDWEADYSEFLNYVKSEIDGDNIYDITVGVFRMGQDYFRRIRKSKPISKEYYKNYVNEGGVMTIPQVERKSVEDFLRKNLNGLISDDKIHFWV